The sequence below is a genomic window from Stigmatopora nigra isolate UIUO_SnigA chromosome 16, RoL_Snig_1.1, whole genome shotgun sequence.
TTGACCTTTGTGGTGGTCTCGCTTGAATAGTTTGTGCAGGTACTGAGGAGAAAGATTAAAAAGATGGgattttaataaatggaaatgtcatcAACTTTAAAGAATAGTAAATTTACCACATGTAGGAGCTCAGGTCTATCTGCAAGTTCTTCAACCACCCTGTCAATCTGAagaaaacaaccccaaaaactATTAGTGTCAGAATTGACCTTAAAGATAGATATGGGAACTCACTGATATTTTGTCTTCATTGTCCAGAAGCATGTCGACGGCTTTCTGGAACcgagaaaatgaaatgttttgaagaaaatgtgaatACGGTACAGTGGAGAGATGTGGGACAAACAAACCTCTTTGTCAAAGTCCATGAGGAGCACAATTTTATCCTCAATGGAAGAGAAGAggttgtgtttgtgtatgaGTTGGTAAACGTCTTTGTGGCGGAGACGCAAGTAGATTTCTAAAGCTCGGTCGTAGCGCTGGTCATAAGTGtagctgggggaaaaaaatatttgtaccataaacaggaaaaataaaGGATTTGTTAAGACATTTCACGCCaagtttattttgaatttgccCGAAAATACTTTGTTCAGATGAATTAAACGTTGAgacctgtcaatggcagaacGTGTTTAATTAATTATGACTCACAGTTCGGCCAAAGTAGTGAGCAAAGTGCTGTTCAAAGGGTTCTTGGTCAGGTGGTCGGTGACTGCTTGCACAATGGCCATATTGTTGTAAAGCTCTCCCGGCCATTCCCGGATCAACGTAGCGAAACCCTGAGCGGCAGTagaacaattttatttttctattcgtCAATCGGCTTAAACGTTGCCCAGATTTCAAATACCTCGTAGTCTGTTTTGAGAAATTCATGCAAAATCATTTCATAGATGGCGGGACGAAGTCGTAGGTCGCCTCTGGGTAAATACTGACTGATGGCCTACAATTAATTCAGACAAGATTTGACGTTTTAGTGGTAATTTGCAAAGATTTCATTCAGTCTTACCTTTAACTGTCCGATAGTTTTGAATCGGTAGACCTCGTTTTCCCACAATTCcatgtttttacccagaatctTTTGGCATTTCCTAAGAGAAAAATGCTTATTAAATTTGTCAAAAGAAATGGCCTGGATTTTATTGATCGAAATCAACCTGGCGGCGCTGTCGTAGTCGCCCTTTTCTACCAAGTGGTTGATGTAAGCCATCCCAATCTTCTTGACGTCATGCCTCTTGATGTTCTTGAAGCTGATTTCGGCAGCCATCAAGGCTTCCTCATACTTTTTCTTCTCCAGCAACCAGTCGATGTGGTCGTCTTGGTCGCGTTCCTTAGCGACGACGACATCTTTGGGGCTGATGATGTAGAACAGCGATTCACCCTCGGAATGTTctgtttggagaaaaaaaatgtcagtgtcATGGATATTTACTCAGATTTGACAGTACTGTGGTCTCACCAAGTCGGTAATCACGGCATTCATTGTCCTGGTAGTTGCGCACGGTCAATGCATCTGAGGAGATTTCCTCACAAGTTTCGTGAAGAGGTTGAATGATGTCTAAGCGAGGCCGAGCCAGGAATTCTTCGTCCTGAAAACGAGCAAAGGTCAAAAATAGCAAAAGCGAGCGATATAGTTGTGGTTTTGTCATTGCCATACCATGTGCTCAGGGTTCTCCTTGACATAGAACAAGGTGACCAGCTGATCGGCTAATGGCGCTAGCCCGCTAATGTAGAATTCTGTCTCGAAGGCGGAAACTGCAAACACAAAACctgtcaataaaataaaaagtcaacacGCTATAATTTGACCCATACCTATTTCTACATAACGGCTGGGCAGGTCCCTCATATCTGTCGGGTTTCGCTCCTTGACGATACAAATCTatgaggaaaaaatattaaatgacaCAAATGTCCCCACACAAAATGGCCGCCTCGTTCCAAACCTTAATGGATGTCCCCCATCCCACAATAAGGGTGTTGTTGTCTTTCCAACAAAGGCTGCACGGGTACATGTCCGGCCTCAAGGTGATATTGTCACGAAGGACATTGGTGATACGCTGCTTGGTGCTGATGTCGTAGATTTTGACGCCCTGACCCAAAACCAATGACTTTCAGTTTTCAACTAACATACAAATGAATATTAAACCACAAGAGGGAAGACAGACGGACCACATTGTTAGCCCAAGCGATAAGGTTGGCTCTCCATTTGACAGTGGTGATGGAACCCTCGCCTTCGTGGAGCAGAGACATCTTCCAACGATTCATCCAGTTTCGCTCGTACAGTAGGagcttaaaaaagaaaaataacagtcAAAAGTAATGCCATGTTAACAGCAGAGGGCAGTCTAGCATCAGGCGAATGGAAGACAAAGTGTCTTTCTGAAAAATGCAGTTGTTTGAATATTTAATGAAGTCCATGgtgagcaaaaacaaacattcagtatatgtagtatatgtgtatgtagtatatgtgtatgtattatatgtagtatgtgtatgtagtatatgtagtaaatgtgtatgtagtacatgtatatggagtacatgtatatttagtatatgtatatgtagtatatgtatatgtagtatatgtagtatatgtatatgtagtatatgtagtatatgtatatgtagtatatgtgtatgtattatatgtagtatgtgtatgtagtatatgtagtgtatgtgtatgtagtatgtgtatgtattatatgtagtatgtgtatgtatgtattatatgtagtatgtgtgtatgtagcatatgtgtatgtattatatgtagtatgtgtgtatgtagtatatgtgtatgtattatatgtagtatgtgtatgtagtatatgtagtgtatgtgtatgtattatatgtagtatgtgtatgtatgtattatatgtagtatgtgtatgtatgtattatatgtagtatgtgtatgtatgtattatatgtagtatgtgtatgtatgtattatatgtagtatgtgtatgtatgtattatatgtagtatgtgtatgtatgtattatatgtagtatgtgtatgtatgtattatatgtagtatgtgtatgtatgtattatatgtagtatgtgtgtatgtagtatatgtgtatgtattatatgtagtatgtgtatgcagtatgtgtgtatgtagtatatgtgtatgtattatatgtagtatgtgtatgtagtatgtatatgtagtatgtgtatgtagtatgtatatgtagtatgtatatgtagtatgtatatgtagtatgtatatgtagtatatttgtatgtagtatgtatatgtagtatatgtgtatgtagtatgtatatgtgtatatgtatctcaggaaaaaaaaatcacaaaaaagtgaatttgcgatTAGTGAAAAACCTTTTATAAATGATAACCATAGGCAACATCACACTTTCTATTTCCAATGTTGCTGTACTGCACGTCAGCAATCAATCAATTCTCAATTGTACTAATATCTGACTGGCCCCTGCTGTAATCCACACTGGCTAACGTGCCTTTCAATCCACATCCAAGCAGCACAAAGCTCCAACCTTTCAGCGAGACGCGCCCGTTAATAAACGCTTGGGCCCACAAAGAGACGGCGCCACAAAAGAACGGCGGAGGCAAACATCGAATTTCTCCTTGGAACGGGACGCGTCTCCCGTCGAGGCGCATTGATTTCCTTAGCGGGCACCTCGCCGAGGCCTTCGCCGAGTGCAATCGGCGGCGATTCAAAGAAAATGGCAACGCGGGCCTAACAATAAATGGGGGAAAGAAAAGTTGCTTGTTGTATAAATGTCAGTACGCTCGATCTAAAAATACCAAACGACATTATCCAATGTATACACATCACTTACTCCATAAGGTACACGATTCAGTCTTCTTAAACCCACAAATTCTTACACTCCAaagtattttattgttgttgttcacGACAGGTAGATAAAGAACCGTAGTTTTAAGCGAGTACCATGAACGacagaataaaatgtaaataacgcTAAATATCCTATTTGGACTTACCTTGTTACCACCAGTGACAAACTGCTTACAGTTGGACTTGGAGAATTGTGGATGTAATGCCACCACCTAACCGGACAAAATGACACTGTTAGGACCTGGGAAAGTGGAATAGAATTGATAGTATACATTATTCAAGTTAGTTTATCTGTTACTCACTTTAACTGGACAATCAAAATTCTCATGAAAGCCTTCTCTGGTGTACAGACCGAATACTTGTACCTgaagaaagagcaaaaaaaggtGACTTAGTCGACAACCCGACTTTAATTGCCGCTTTCGAGGAAAAAACAGGCTTTGATTTGTTCCACCGGGTGGTCAATTAGTGACCACCTGGAatctaggggggaaaaaagcctgcAGGTTTAGTTCATCTCTTGACTTTTGGACTAGCTCGTGTGTACTGTAAAAGTGCCTGATACTCATCTAAGGGGAAAATAACAGTATATCCTGATGCCATCGGAGTATCAATTAGGATTAGGTTAGATTTGTAGAGATATAAGACCCTGATGTTGCTAATGAAGATAACCATCCCATGGTAGGGAAACATGATCCTACCAAACCTGCTCAATATCACAATTCGAACTTATTAGCAAAAAGGTTGGACAGCAGATAAGCGGTGGCGATGGAAAATGGCGATGTGCCGCTTCTTTGCGTGGAAAGATGGAAGATTTCCCACCTTGCCGTCCTCGGAGCAGATGCCCACGTGCTCGCCGCTTTCGTCCAGGCTGATCTGGTTGATTTTCACCGAACTCTGATAGGGCAGAAAAAAGCATTTGCACTTACGTACATTTTGAACATTCAGTAGGCTAAGACGAAGCTGCTAAACTGGGACAATGCTAGCTAAAATTGTTTGAGATTTTCGAAGGCAtggtattgttaaaaaaaaaaaaaaacaagttatggCTCACTTTTATTGAACAAATTGAcagattaacaaaaaaacaagtatctACAGTATGCTAAGACAAAGATAATATGCTAACAAGCTGCTAATATTTGTTTAGCATTGGGAATTTTCCAATGTCCGGAGACAATACAGAAAATTAAATTAAGGCTACCCATGAATGGCtgggaattaaaaaataaaatacatatgtatttagCTACCACAAAACTGTTATGCTAAGGCTATCACTCACAACTGGTAACTATGGGGTCTCATCTTCTATTTTGTCTTAATAATtgcaataatttaataagtttttctgGTTTTAGACTGGCTATGAAGACATAGTTTTGGGTAATAGAAACTTTTAATGAACGAAATCCTtcttttaacatattttaagataaatattAGATTTTAAGACAAGTGGGCTATGTTGTGGATTTGACAGTGATTCAAAGTATTAAAgtcttgttcattttttgtagtATATACTCACAATTTCAAACTTCTGCGTGACATTTCCTTGGATATCCAATAGAAAGACCTTTCCGAAATGTGTCCCCAAAGCAAGAAACtacataaaaaacacacaaaagtcaTAATTCAGTCAGAGTAATacaagattttggaataataaaATTCAAAGTGTGTGCATAGgtgaaaaggattaaaaaaaaaaaagttaaaaagagTAAGGATTGGCTGAGCTTGTGAGCAAAAGTGTGAAATTGCCATTGCTCTTTATTAAGTCAGGCAGTGTGAAATGGCATTTCTTCTTCTTAAattaaaatgcttcagcataataAATGCACCACCGTACATCTGACTTGTCTTCACCTTTtcgccctaaaaaaaaaaaataagatacgCACACAGCTAttattttcaagtgtttttcTGGCTCTTTTTGTGCTTCAGCGGTGCGTGCGTGTCCATTGGGAAAAATAAAGTATGGGGGGGTGAAGAGAAAGTGTGGCTTTAAGTGTGTTCTTGCACCCCCGTCGTAATCCCTCCTCCTCTTGGCGGCATGTGGCCTAGCAGCATGCTTGAGTGCAGCCTATAATGAAATGCTTATATTTACAGGCACAACTGAGCGTGTCACATAGAGCCCGCCGCAATCTTCCCAAATAAAATAAGCaggaaataaaattaataaataaaaggggTTGGAGGCTCGTGAGGCGCAGCAACTTTTAAAAGGGATTTATTGGGACGCGGGATTGTTCAAATGGAAATCCCCATTCAGATGCTTTAAAATATGAGGACACATGCGCAAGGTGCTAACGGGTAGAAAGAGGAGAATATTTGGTTGGGGCTGGCGCTACCCGGGTGTGACGACAAAGGGGTTCTATTGAATGTAGAATGTGACTTGTTTGATTGTGGGAAGATTCAGAAGTTTGGGGTTCAAGTTGGGAAAGTAAAGTAGAAGTGTAAAGCAACATTGACAtaatttttcattaattttcatctctaaaattaaaaaaataatatacttgAGAATCTTAACCTGGCAGCCCACCATGCATATAAAGCACTggaaaaacattgacaaaatttttcattcattcttaactctaaaataaaataaaaaaacatacttgaaaatCTTAACCTGGCAGCCCACCATGCATATAAAGCACTggaaaaacattgacaaaatttttcattcattcttaactctaaaattaaaaaaaaaaaaacttgaaaatctAAACCTGGCAGTCCACCATGTATATAAAGCACTGGAGCAATATTGAcataatttttcattcattcttaactctaaaataaaaaaaaataacataattgaGAATCTTAACCTGGCAACCCACCATGCATATAAAGCACTGTATGAAATTAAATACACAGTagtaaaaaatgcaaagtcaTAGTCCTGTAAAAttgagtaaaaagtataataatTACAATAGTTGGGGAAACATGACAACCATTATTTGAGTAAAACTCTGTATGACGTACTAACTAGACAAACAAAAGCTCCTTGGAGGAGGTAATGACGCTCAAAATTGTGCTTCTGCCGTCACCATGACTTGTCAGCGTCGTCCAGAAAAGTTGAGACGGCAATGGCGTCTGGCGCATTTCCCCGGGAGAAAAGCCGGCGTGCAGGTGAGAAAAGAATGGCCCCGCCAAACAAACTTCGACAacataaaaatccaaaaccCCGTGTGGCGTGACCCACCGTCTACCTTGTCATGGACAGTCATACAGCTGGCTGCATCGCTTTGAAGGATTTCTGTCACGCCATTGGAAAGTCGTTCATATTTCAGCTTCGGCTCTTCCTCGCTTTCCTCCTCCTGATTGACCAAAAAACAAAGTTAGACCAACTGCAAATTAGCCAAGTTGTTCAAAATAGATGGCAAAAGTTTGAAAGTGGCTAGTTTCTCGGCAGGGGGATTCAGTTgggctttttctcttttgttacGGCGGCAAAGTCCGTGACAAATGCTCTCGCATCAAAGCGTTCCCCACCATAATACACAGGAAATAGCCTAGATATAGTAGCGTCGAGTGGATTGTTTTGGGAAAATAACACTTTCCATGCTATTGTCCGTCTCGGTGGGACATAACAGTGTTTTGAGTCGACGCACCCCACAGACTGTGGAGCTTCGCTTATAAAGCCAATTGAGAGTAATATTTGGTCTGTGACCCATCAGCCCACTACTGTTGTTGGCAgggaaaaataagttttttattattaagaaAGCAAAAGTGTGGTTTAAGCTACTTTGGGCAAACATTTAAATGCACATTTCACTtgtcagattttattttttatacatttgacaTAATTTCAAGGCATTTCTGTGTATTTTATTTGCTAAGATGGTCGACTAATATCCTTAAAGACAgtttacaattcatattttgttaTTCTAAAAGTATGGAATGTTtggtttgtcgttttttttaaaaaaaatttatgcCTTGTTCTCCTTTCCTACCAGTTTGATTCATAAAACTATAATTTATTTAGTCTACTCCGGGTCCTCAGGTGTCAAAGCAAACACAAAGTTACTCATACTATTGACAGATCAGAAAAACATCAGCAGAATGAATGTGTGTCTTGACATTTCTGACAAACACTCTATTGAGACCAGAAGAGTATTGTGATGTTTTattgtacttaaaaaataaataaaaatcccatCCTTTACAGAACTGTGCACATGTTGACATCAATTGTTGATGAAAAAACAGTACACTAATCTTAACTACTCATTCATAAATAGCTTACCTCAGATTCATCGGTAAATTCTTCACTTGATTTTCTGCTCTATTATGGGACACAATAGATTTAATAATATTATTGTCATCACGTCAGAATACAAGACACTGAAATGCAGACTATTCAAATATTTTCGACACTTTAACCTCTTTATTTAACGGACCAGCATTGAGTAATATGCAAAATATGTTTAAGGTTAATATTGCAATATGGATAGACATTGTAGTTAGTTCGCTAGGTGACTAGTTATGTTAGTGACGTCCACATTAGAAGACAGTCGTTAGCATGCTAGTCTTACCTCTTCCACTTCAGCCATGATAACACTGCACCGTTCTCCGAAATAAAAACACCACGCTGGTCCTTGAAACCTATTAAAGATTTCCCAACAACATGGTTACGTTTCCGACATGACCAGAAAATATGAACGAGACCGTAATAGTGTTTGTTCCTTGTTAGCAACAGACTGCGACTTTAACTTGAATCACATGAGCGAACTACTGGAGCGGGGAATTCTGGGTATAGTAGTTCATTTAGTGAAAAGGCGCGAAAATGCCCGCcttagataaaaaaaagtgcccattttgacatgcatttttttcatgaaaaacagGGCGCTGAGCAAAACGACTTGTTCATAAATAGCTCCTTGATTAAATAAACCTTACCTCAGACTGGTCGGTGAATTCTTTACTTGTTTTTCTGCCCTGTTTTGAGAAACATTTGATGTAAACATAATGTCGTCATACGTCACAAGTACAGTGCTTTGAAATGCCGACTATTTCCAAAAGTCTAAGACACTAACTCTTTTTTGACAGAACAACATTCTATCATACGTAAAATATGTTTAAGGTTAATATTACAACATGAATAGACATTTGCTAGTTTACTAGGTGATTAGTTTTATGTTAATTGCGTCAACATTGGAAGACAGTCGATAGCATGCTAGTCTTACCTTTTCCACCGCCACCATAATTACACGACGCCGTgcctcaaaataaaaacaccacGTTTGGCCTTGAAACCTACTAAAGATTTCCCAAAGACGTGGTTACTTCTCCGACATGACCAAAAATATTAAGGACATCGTTATAATGTTTCTTGTCAACCAGGGACTGTGACACCGACGCACAAGCAAGTAATTATGGGTGGAGGCTTCTGGGTATTGTAGTAGTTCTTTTGGTGAAACGGCGCAAAATTGGTGAATCGTCACAGCTTCGCGACACGTCTTCAATAAGGGTGAAGTATTTTTCCGGACATTAATGAAGACGATATTTATGGTCTTCTTTTGTTAGtaatgttatatatttatataaatgtatgtgctTTTAACTGAACTGTAACATTTCAGCCAGgtaattacattaaaaatgaaccGAGGTTGGCGTTATAGCTTATAGTGAAGTTCGTTTTCGAATGTTAGCTACTAACCTATTGTGACGTGCTAGTAGTTAGCAGCCATGTGTACAAGTAGCACTTTATCAATTAACTCGGGTAATTTGTGCTTTCCTGTACGTTTATGCTGTTATATTTTTGAACGACAGCTACTTAATTGAATTGTTTGAAGAACATGTTATTTTTCCTTGTTATCCACCGACTGCGACGACTTTAACTTGAATCATATGCTAAACCATGTAGTGGAGGATTGTGGGTATTGTCGTTCTTTTGGTGCAAAGGCGCGAAATTGGCAAATCCTTTGAAGTCGTCAATAAGGGTGAAGTATTTTTCCCGAAATTAATGTAGACGATATTTATAGTGTTCTTTTGTCATtaatgttatatatttatataaatgtatgtgctTTTAACTGAACTGTATTATTTCAGCCAG
It includes:
- the vps41 gene encoding vacuolar protein sorting-associated protein 41 homolog, with translation MAEVEESRKSSEEFTDESEEEESEEEPKLKYERLSNGVTEILQSDAASCMTVHDKFLALGTHFGKVFLLDIQGNVTQKFEISSVKINQISLDESGEHVGICSEDGKVQVFGLYTREGFHENFDCPVKVVALHPQFSKSNCKQFVTGGNKLLLYERNWMNRWKMSLLHEGEGSITTVKWRANLIAWANNVGVKIYDISTKQRITNVLRDNITLRPDMYPCSLCWKDNNTLIVGWGTSIKICIVKERNPTDMRDLPSRYVEIVSAFETEFYISGLAPLADQLVTLFYVKENPEHMDEEFLARPRLDIIQPLHETCEEISSDALTVRNYQDNECRDYRLEHSEGESLFYIISPKDVVVAKERDQDDHIDWLLEKKKYEEALMAAEISFKNIKRHDVKKIGMAYINHLVEKGDYDSAARKCQKILGKNMELWENEVYRFKTIGQLKAISQYLPRGDLRLRPAIYEMILHEFLKTDYEGFATLIREWPGELYNNMAIVQAVTDHLTKNPLNSTLLTTLAELYTYDQRYDRALEIYLRLRHKDVYQLIHKHNLFSSIEDKIVLLMDFDKEKAVDMLLDNEDKISIDRVVEELADRPELLHVYLHKLFKRDHHKGQKYHEKQIGLYAEFDRPNLLPFLRDSTHCPLEKALEVCQQRHFVEETVFLLSRMGNCKRALQMIMKELEDVDKAIEFAKEQDDAELWEDLITYSIDKPPFITGLLNNIGTHVDPILLIHRIKEGMEIPDLRDSLVKILHDYNLQIMLREGCKKILVADSLSLLQKMHRTQSRGIMMDEENICESCHMTILPSDMAKSFSVVVFNCRHMFHKECLPSTGTIPGLQFCNICSAKRRGPGSEFLGIKQ